In Treponema primitia ZAS-1, the following are encoded in one genomic region:
- a CDS encoding FecR family protein, which translates to MKKVMVCMLIICGAVSLPAQTAFIREIYGTVEVLTPGAAEWTAAEEGQRIENATAISTGFKSTARIALGNSVITVRPLTRLTLEALREAQNTEEVGLYLQTGRVRADVTPPSGGKVDFTVRSPSVTASVRGTSFEFDGQRLSVDAGRVHVSGGDGTGVYVGAGYAVVSNVETGRTAAAMETAREKLVPPMPAGMGNTPGIPAAPPSTGDFAVGTRWK; encoded by the coding sequence ATGAAAAAAGTTATGGTGTGTATGTTGATCATATGCGGTGCGGTGAGTCTGCCGGCTCAGACCGCGTTTATTCGGGAAATTTATGGGACCGTGGAAGTGTTGACGCCGGGAGCGGCTGAATGGACTGCCGCCGAAGAAGGGCAGCGGATAGAAAATGCGACGGCCATATCCACGGGGTTTAAGAGTACCGCCCGTATTGCTCTGGGGAATTCGGTAATAACCGTACGGCCCTTAACCCGGCTTACCTTGGAAGCCCTGCGGGAAGCGCAAAACACAGAGGAAGTGGGGCTGTATCTGCAAACCGGGCGGGTACGGGCGGATGTTACACCCCCGTCCGGGGGGAAGGTCGATTTTACGGTACGGAGCCCTTCGGTAACCGCTTCGGTACGGGGAACGAGTTTTGAGTTTGACGGACAGCGCCTTTCGGTTGACGCGGGCCGGGTACATGTAAGCGGCGGCGACGGTACGGGTGTCTATGTCGGGGCGGGCTATGCGGTGGTGAGCAATGTTGAAACCGGCAGGACAGCGGCAGCGATGGAAACGGCGCGGGAAAAACTCGTCCCGCCCATGCCTGCGGGGATGGGGAATACGCCGGGGATCCCCGCCGCTCCTCCGTCGACGGGTGATTTTGCCGTAGGAACACGCTGGAAATAA